The Pantoea phytobeneficialis genome has a segment encoding these proteins:
- the sohB gene encoding protease SohB, with product MDLLSSYGLFLAKAVTLVVTIAAIVLIVLNAAMRKRHSGGQLRLTHLDEDYRQMKEDLQLAKMKPQAQKVWLKQHKKEEKQKAKLAKRQAKTGVTETEKPTLYVLEFKGSMDAGEVSSLREEISAVLAVATPGDEVLLKLESPGGVVHGYGLAASQLQRLRDAGLTLTAAVDKVAASGGYMMACVADRIVAAPFSIIGSIGVVAQIPNFNRLLKRNDIDVELHTAGQYKRTLTLFGENTDEGRDKFREDLNETHLLFKNFVHQMRPGLDVEKVATGEHWYGRQALELGLVDEIGTSDALIINQMERFTVLGVHYARKRKMIDRMTHSASLAAERLILKMWQRGNKPLL from the coding sequence ATGGATTTACTCTCCAGTTATGGATTATTTCTGGCCAAGGCCGTCACCTTAGTGGTGACGATCGCAGCTATTGTTCTGATTGTGCTCAATGCGGCGATGCGGAAACGTCACAGCGGTGGTCAGCTGCGCTTAACCCATCTGGATGAAGACTACCGCCAGATGAAAGAAGATTTGCAGTTGGCGAAGATGAAACCGCAAGCGCAAAAAGTTTGGTTGAAGCAACATAAAAAAGAAGAGAAACAAAAAGCCAAACTCGCCAAACGACAGGCGAAAACAGGCGTGACGGAGACCGAAAAGCCGACGCTTTACGTGCTGGAATTTAAAGGCAGCATGGACGCCGGAGAAGTCAGTTCGTTGCGTGAAGAGATCTCCGCTGTGCTGGCGGTGGCAACGCCTGGCGATGAGGTGCTGCTGAAGCTGGAAAGCCCGGGCGGTGTGGTGCACGGCTACGGCCTGGCGGCTTCGCAGCTGCAACGTCTGCGCGATGCTGGCCTGACGCTGACAGCAGCGGTAGATAAGGTAGCGGCCAGCGGCGGTTATATGATGGCGTGCGTGGCCGATCGTATCGTTGCCGCACCTTTCTCAATCATCGGCTCAATCGGGGTAGTGGCGCAGATCCCTAATTTTAATCGCCTGCTAAAGCGAAACGATATTGATGTTGAACTGCATACCGCCGGGCAATATAAGCGCACCCTGACTTTGTTCGGTGAAAATACCGATGAAGGGCGTGACAAGTTTCGTGAAGACCTGAATGAAACTCATCTGCTGTTCAAAAATTTTGTCCATCAGATGCGCCCAGGGCTGGATGTGGAAAAAGTCGCTACGGGTGAACATTGGTACGGGCGCCAGGCGCTGGAACTGGGGCTGGTGGATGAGATTGGCACCAGCGATGCGCTGATTATCAATCAGATGGAACGCTTCACCGTGCTGGGTGTGCATTATGCGCGCAAACGTAAAATGATCGATCGTATGACCCATAGCGCCAGTCTTGCCGCAGAACGACTGATTCTGAAAATGTGGCAGCGTGGTAATAAGCCGCTGCTGTAA
- the ribA gene encoding GTP cyclohydrolase II: MQLKRVAEAKLPTPWGDFLMVGFEELATGHDHVALVYGDVSDHNPVLARVHSECLTGDALFSLRCDCGFQLEAALTAIAEEGRGILLYHRQEGRNIGLLNKIRAYALQDKGYDTVEANHQLGFAADERDFTLCADMFKLLGVNEVRLLTNNPRKVEILSEAGINIVERVPLIVGRNPKNAHYLDTKAEKMGHLLPKQ; the protein is encoded by the coding sequence ATGCAGCTTAAACGGGTAGCAGAAGCCAAACTGCCCACGCCCTGGGGAGATTTCCTCATGGTTGGTTTTGAAGAACTGGCAACCGGTCACGACCATGTCGCGCTGGTCTACGGTGATGTTAGCGACCACAATCCGGTGCTGGCACGCGTCCACTCCGAATGCCTGACCGGTGACGCACTGTTCAGCCTGCGTTGCGATTGCGGATTTCAGCTGGAAGCCGCGCTGACCGCTATCGCTGAAGAAGGACGTGGTATCCTGCTTTATCATCGTCAGGAAGGTCGTAATATCGGCCTGCTAAACAAAATTCGCGCCTACGCCTTGCAGGACAAAGGCTACGATACGGTAGAAGCCAACCATCAGTTAGGTTTTGCCGCCGATGAGCGTGATTTCACCCTGTGTGCAGATATGTTCAAACTGCTGGGTGTCAACGAAGTGCGTTTACTGACCAATAACCCACGTAAAGTGGAAATTCTCAGCGAAGCTGGCATCAACATCGTTGAGCGCGTCCCGCTGATTGTCGGGCGTAACCCGAAGAACGCGCATTATCTCGATACCAAAGCTGAAAAAATGGGCCATTTGCTGCCGAAGCAATAA
- a CDS encoding YciK family oxidoreductase, whose amino-acid sequence MHYQPKSDLLENRIILVTGASDGIGREAALTYARYGAQVILLGRNPHTLQQTELAINQLQKKPASTLLLDFAHATPESCQQLAQQLAQQVPRLDGVLHNAGILGEIVPLAELEPHIWRQVMQINLDATFYLTQALLPLLLKSDAGSLIFTTSSVGRVGRSGWGAYAVSKFATEGMMQVLADEYKNRHLRVNCINPGGTRTKMRASAFPQEDASLLKTPADLMPLYLYLMGDDSRRKTGISFDAQPGRKPGPASA is encoded by the coding sequence GTGCATTATCAACCGAAAAGCGATCTGCTTGAAAACCGTATTATCCTGGTAACCGGCGCTTCAGACGGTATTGGCCGTGAAGCCGCGTTAACCTATGCGCGCTATGGCGCGCAGGTGATCCTGCTGGGGCGCAACCCGCACACCTTGCAGCAAACTGAACTGGCGATTAATCAGCTGCAAAAAAAACCGGCATCCACCCTGCTGCTGGATTTTGCCCATGCCACGCCTGAGAGCTGCCAGCAACTGGCGCAACAACTGGCACAGCAAGTGCCGCGCCTCGACGGGGTGCTGCACAACGCGGGCATCCTCGGTGAGATTGTCCCCCTGGCAGAGCTGGAGCCGCATATCTGGCGTCAGGTGATGCAGATTAACCTTGATGCTACCTTCTACCTCACTCAGGCCCTGCTGCCATTGCTGCTGAAATCCGATGCCGGATCGCTGATCTTTACCACCTCGAGCGTCGGTCGCGTTGGTCGCTCCGGTTGGGGGGCGTATGCGGTATCGAAATTCGCCACCGAGGGGATGATGCAGGTGCTGGCAGATGAATACAAAAACCGCCATTTACGGGTGAACTGCATCAATCCCGGCGGCACCCGCACCAAAATGCGCGCCAGTGCCTTCCCGCAGGAAGATGCCAGCCTGCTGAAAACCCCGGCGGATTTGATGCCGTTGTATCTTTATTTAATGGGTGATGACAGCCGCCGCAAGACTGGCATCAGTTTTGATGCTCAGCCAGGACGCAAACCCGGACCGGCCAGCGCATGA
- a CDS encoding YmiA family putative membrane protein, with product MATRLTVQPDFRAKSTKVERSGNIRRKAWLTVFAASALFWVVVALMIWRMWG from the coding sequence ATGGCTACGAGATTAACTGTACAACCGGACTTCCGGGCTAAAAGCACCAAGGTTGAGCGTTCAGGGAACATCCGTCGCAAAGCCTGGTTGACTGTCTTCGCTGCTTCAGCCTTGTTCTGGGTAGTGGTGGCATTAATGATTTGGCGTATGTGGGGTTAA
- the acnA gene encoding aconitate hydratase AcnA: protein MSLTLREQSRETLEVGNHTYHYYSLQKASHHLGTLERLPKSMKVLLENLLRWQDGDSVTAEDIQALAAWQNDAHADREIAYRPARVLMQDFTGVPAVVDLAAMREAVKRLGGDVARVNPLSPVDLVIDHSVTVDHFGDDEAFEENVRLEMERNHERYVFLRWGQKAFNRFRVVPPGTGICHQVNLEYLGQAVWHESQGGNEVAYPDTLVGTDSHTTMINALGVLGWGVGGIEAEAAMLGQPVSMLIPDVVGFKLTGKLRPGITATDLVLTVTQMLRKHGVVGKFVEFYGDGLADLPLADRATIANMSPEYGATCGFFPIDDITLSYMTLTGRDSEQIKLVEAYAKAQGMWRNPGDEPIFTSTLALDMNEVESSLAGPKRPQDRVSLADVPAAFAASNELEVNQAQKPHKSVSYRDSETGDSHQLDDGAVVIAAITSCTNTSNPSVLMAAGLLAKKAVEKGLMRKPWVKASLAPGSKVVSDYLAVAQLTPYLDELGFNLVGYGCTTCIGNSGPLPDSIESAIKEGDLTVGAVLSGNRNFEGRIHPLVKTNWLASPPLVVAYALAGNMKLNLQNDPIGQDQRGKDVYLKEIWPSPEEIAEYVQKVTSDMFHKEYAEVFDGTPEWQQIKVSEAATYDWDEDSTYIRLSPFFDDMEKTPKPVQDIKGARILAMLGDSVTTDHISPAGSIKAESPAGRYLLAHGVERTDFNSYGSRRGNHEVMMRGTFANIRIRNEMVPGVEGGYTKHFPTNEHLAIYDAAMKYQSEGVPLAVIAGKEYGSGSSRDWAAKGPRLQGVRVVIAESFERIHRSNLIGMGILPLEFPQGVTRKTLNLTGEEHIDVANLNQLKPGGTVKVTLTRMDGATETLETRCRIDTGNELTYYQNDGILHYVIRNMLN, encoded by the coding sequence ATGTCGTTAACGTTGCGCGAGCAGAGCCGGGAGACGCTCGAAGTTGGTAACCATACTTATCACTACTACAGCCTGCAAAAAGCATCCCATCACCTTGGAACCCTTGAACGCCTGCCTAAATCCATGAAAGTCCTGCTGGAGAATCTGCTGCGCTGGCAGGATGGCGATTCTGTGACGGCGGAAGATATTCAGGCGCTGGCCGCATGGCAAAACGATGCGCACGCCGACCGTGAAATTGCCTATCGTCCGGCGCGCGTGCTGATGCAGGATTTTACCGGCGTTCCCGCGGTGGTTGACCTGGCGGCAATGCGCGAGGCGGTGAAACGCCTTGGCGGCGATGTCGCCAGAGTAAATCCGCTCTCTCCGGTTGACCTGGTGATTGACCATTCTGTCACCGTTGACCATTTTGGTGACGATGAGGCATTTGAAGAGAACGTGCGGTTGGAGATGGAGCGCAACCATGAACGTTATGTCTTTCTGCGCTGGGGGCAAAAAGCTTTCAATCGTTTTCGCGTGGTGCCGCCAGGCACCGGCATTTGTCACCAGGTAAATCTGGAATATCTCGGCCAGGCGGTCTGGCATGAAAGCCAGGGTGGCAACGAGGTAGCGTATCCCGATACCCTGGTTGGCACCGATTCCCACACTACGATGATCAATGCGCTCGGTGTATTGGGGTGGGGGGTTGGCGGTATTGAAGCTGAGGCGGCAATGCTCGGCCAGCCGGTATCGATGCTGATTCCCGACGTGGTCGGTTTTAAACTGACCGGCAAACTGCGGCCAGGGATCACGGCGACCGACCTGGTATTGACCGTCACGCAGATGCTGCGTAAGCACGGCGTTGTAGGCAAGTTCGTTGAATTCTATGGCGATGGTCTGGCGGATCTGCCGTTGGCTGATCGTGCAACTATCGCCAATATGTCTCCCGAATATGGTGCCACCTGCGGCTTTTTCCCGATAGATGACATTACTCTTAGCTACATGACGCTGACAGGACGTGACAGCGAGCAGATTAAATTGGTTGAAGCCTATGCCAAAGCACAAGGTATGTGGCGTAATCCAGGTGATGAACCGATCTTCACCAGCACGCTGGCGCTGGATATGAACGAGGTTGAATCCAGCCTCGCCGGTCCGAAACGTCCACAGGACCGCGTCTCTCTGGCGGATGTCCCTGCGGCCTTCGCGGCGAGTAATGAACTGGAGGTGAACCAGGCACAGAAACCGCATAAAAGTGTCAGCTATCGTGACAGTGAGACGGGGGATAGCCATCAACTGGATGATGGGGCGGTAGTGATCGCGGCGATTACCTCCTGCACCAACACCTCGAATCCCAGTGTGCTGATGGCTGCGGGACTGTTGGCGAAAAAAGCGGTGGAAAAGGGATTGATGCGTAAGCCGTGGGTCAAAGCGTCACTGGCCCCCGGCTCTAAAGTGGTGTCCGATTATTTGGCCGTGGCGCAACTTACGCCCTATCTGGATGAGCTGGGTTTTAATCTGGTGGGTTATGGATGCACCACATGCATTGGTAACTCCGGGCCATTACCAGACAGCATTGAGAGCGCCATTAAAGAGGGTGACCTGACTGTCGGCGCGGTGCTCTCGGGTAACCGAAATTTTGAAGGTCGTATCCATCCCCTGGTGAAAACCAACTGGCTGGCGTCGCCACCGCTGGTGGTGGCCTATGCGCTGGCGGGCAACATGAAACTCAATCTGCAAAACGATCCCATCGGTCAGGATCAGCGCGGGAAGGATGTTTATCTGAAAGAAATCTGGCCGTCGCCGGAAGAAATTGCCGAGTATGTGCAAAAAGTCACCAGCGATATGTTCCACAAAGAGTATGCCGAAGTGTTTGATGGCACCCCGGAATGGCAGCAGATTAAAGTCAGTGAAGCGGCCACCTATGACTGGGATGAAGATTCAACCTATATCCGACTTTCTCCGTTCTTTGACGATATGGAAAAAACACCGAAACCGGTGCAGGACATCAAAGGAGCACGCATTCTGGCGATGCTGGGAGACTCCGTCACCACCGACCATATCTCCCCGGCGGGAAGTATCAAGGCAGAAAGCCCGGCAGGGCGTTATCTGCTGGCGCACGGTGTGGAACGTACGGACTTCAACTCATATGGATCAAGACGCGGCAACCATGAGGTGATGATGCGCGGTACCTTTGCCAATATCCGTATTCGCAATGAGATGGTGCCGGGCGTGGAGGGGGGTTACACCAAACATTTCCCCACTAATGAGCATTTGGCGATCTACGATGCAGCCATGAAGTATCAGTCCGAGGGGGTTCCGCTCGCGGTGATTGCCGGGAAAGAATATGGATCGGGATCCAGTCGTGACTGGGCAGCCAAGGGGCCACGATTGCAGGGGGTACGTGTGGTGATTGCCGAGTCATTTGAACGTATCCACCGTTCCAATCTGATTGGTATGGGGATTCTGCCGCTGGAGTTCCCACAGGGCGTTACGCGTAAAACGCTCAACTTAACCGGAGAGGAACACATTGATGTGGCGAACCTGAATCAGCTCAAGCCTGGCGGTACAGTTAAGGTGACGCTGACGCGCATGGATGGTGCTACAGAGACGCTGGAGACACGTTGTCGCATCGATACCGGCAATGAACTGACCTATTACCAGAATGACGGCATTCTGCACTACGTGATCCGTAATATGCTGAACTAA
- the rluB gene encoding 23S rRNA pseudouridine(2605) synthase RluB, with the protein MSEKLQKVLARAGHGSRREIETMISAGRVSVDGKLATLGDRIESDKSLKIRIDGHLVSIAESTTEVCRVLAYYKPEGELCTRNDPEGRPTVFDRLPRLRGSRWIAVGRLDVNTCGLLLFTTDGELANRLMHPSREVEREYAVRVFGEVGDDKIRQLSKGVQLEDGPAAFKTLRFAGGEGINQWYNVTLTEGRNREVRRLWEAVGVQVSRLMRVRYGDIQLPKGLPRGGWMELELPAVNYLRTLVGMPEETVTKVAVEKDRRRTKANQIRRAVKRHSQVSNSPRRSSKRGA; encoded by the coding sequence ATGAGCGAGAAATTACAGAAAGTGTTAGCGCGCGCCGGTCATGGCTCGCGCCGTGAAATCGAAACCATGATTTCAGCCGGACGCGTCAGCGTTGACGGCAAACTGGCGACGCTGGGCGATCGCATCGAAAGCGACAAATCCCTGAAAATCCGCATCGATGGGCATCTGGTGTCCATCGCTGAATCCACCACCGAAGTATGCCGGGTGTTAGCCTACTACAAACCTGAAGGCGAACTCTGTACGCGTAACGATCCGGAAGGTCGTCCGACGGTGTTTGATCGTCTGCCGCGCCTGCGCGGTTCCCGCTGGATTGCCGTTGGCCGTCTGGACGTGAACACCTGTGGCTTGCTGCTGTTCACCACCGACGGGGAACTGGCGAACCGCCTGATGCATCCCAGCCGTGAAGTCGAGCGTGAATATGCCGTGCGCGTGTTCGGTGAAGTGGGCGACGATAAAATTCGTCAACTGAGCAAGGGCGTGCAACTGGAAGACGGTCCTGCTGCGTTCAAAACCCTGCGTTTTGCAGGTGGTGAAGGGATCAACCAGTGGTACAACGTCACGCTGACCGAAGGACGTAACCGTGAAGTTCGTCGTTTATGGGAAGCGGTAGGCGTGCAGGTGAGCCGCCTGATGCGTGTGCGTTATGGTGATATCCAACTGCCGAAGGGGCTGCCGCGCGGTGGCTGGATGGAGCTGGAATTACCGGCGGTGAACTATCTGCGTACCCTGGTGGGGATGCCGGAAGAGACGGTGACCAAAGTTGCGGTGGAGAAAGATCGCCGTCGTACCAAAGCCAACCAGATCCGCCGTGCGGTGAAGCGGCACAGCCAGGTGAGCAACTCACCACGCCGTAGCAGCAAACGCGGCGCCTGA
- the cobO gene encoding cob(I)yrinic acid a,c-diamide adenosyltransferase has protein sequence MSEQRHQQRQQRLKEQVDARIKAANEVRGILMVFTGNGKGKTTAAFGTALRACGHGKKVAAIQFIKGEWPNGERNLLEQHGVEFQVMATGFTWETQNRATDTAACQQVWQHAKRMLADPQLDLVILDEITYMVSMDYLDLDELVAALQQRPAGQSVIITGRGCHRSLTELADTVTEMRPVKHAFDAGIQAQQGIDW, from the coding sequence ATGAGTGAACAACGACATCAACAACGTCAGCAGCGTTTGAAAGAACAGGTTGATGCACGCATCAAAGCGGCGAATGAGGTGCGCGGCATTCTGATGGTGTTTACCGGCAATGGCAAAGGCAAGACCACCGCCGCGTTTGGCACAGCCCTGCGCGCTTGTGGTCACGGTAAAAAAGTTGCTGCTATTCAGTTCATTAAAGGTGAATGGCCCAACGGCGAGCGTAATCTGCTGGAACAGCACGGAGTGGAATTCCAGGTGATGGCGACCGGCTTTACCTGGGAAACCCAGAACCGGGCGACCGATACCGCCGCTTGCCAGCAGGTGTGGCAACATGCAAAACGTATGCTGGCGGATCCGCAACTGGATTTAGTGATTCTGGATGAGATCACTTACATGGTTAGCATGGATTATCTGGATCTGGATGAACTGGTCGCCGCATTGCAGCAACGGCCCGCGGGACAGAGCGTGATCATTACCGGCCGCGGCTGCCATCGCAGCTTAACCGAGCTGGCGGATACCGTGACGGAAATGCGTCCGGTGAAACACGCCTTTGATGCCGGGATTCAGGCCCAGCAGGGTATTGACTGGTAA
- a CDS encoding DUF2498 family protein, whose protein sequence is MSAFTESISRQALLEKANQLIKEHDDYFAGMEATDVIQQRDVLVFRGPLFLDNDELPTAKTTAVFNVFKYLAITFSSQYHLE, encoded by the coding sequence ATGTCAGCATTTACGGAATCCATTTCGCGCCAGGCGTTACTGGAAAAGGCCAATCAACTGATCAAAGAACACGATGATTATTTTGCCGGTATGGAAGCGACTGATGTCATCCAGCAACGCGATGTGCTGGTGTTTCGCGGCCCGTTGTTTCTCGATAACGACGAGTTACCGACCGCCAAAACCACCGCGGTATTTAACGTGTTTAAATACCTGGCTATCACCTTCTCGTCCCAGTATCACCTTGAATAA
- the cysB gene encoding HTH-type transcriptional regulator CysB, whose amino-acid sequence MKLQQLRYIVEVVNHNLNVSSTAEGLYTSQPGISKQVRMLEDELGVQIFARSGKHLTQVTPAGEEIIRIAREVLSKVDAIKSVAGEHTWPDKGSLYVATTHTQARYALPGVIKGFIERYPRVSLHMHQGSPTQIAEAVSKGNADFAIATEALHLYDDLIMLPCYHWNRAIVVTPDHPLAGKAQVTIEELAEFPLVTYTFGFTGRSELDTAFNRAGLTPRIVFTATDADVIKTYVRLGLGVGVIASMAVDPVSDPDLVRIEASEIFTNSTTKIGFRRSTFLRSYMYDFIQRFAPHLTRDVVDTAVALRSNEDIEAMFRDIKLPFK is encoded by the coding sequence ATGAAATTGCAGCAGTTGCGCTACATCGTTGAAGTGGTCAATCACAACCTCAATGTTTCTTCGACGGCAGAAGGCTTATATACGTCGCAGCCGGGCATCAGTAAGCAGGTCAGAATGCTGGAAGATGAGCTGGGGGTGCAGATTTTTGCCCGTAGCGGTAAGCACCTGACGCAGGTGACACCAGCCGGTGAGGAAATCATCCGCATTGCCCGTGAAGTGTTATCAAAAGTGGATGCCATCAAATCGGTGGCGGGTGAGCATACCTGGCCTGATAAAGGCTCTTTATACGTCGCCACCACCCATACCCAGGCACGTTATGCGCTTCCCGGTGTAATCAAAGGCTTTATTGAACGCTATCCTCGTGTTTCCCTGCATATGCACCAAGGCTCACCGACGCAAATTGCGGAAGCAGTTTCAAAAGGTAATGCTGACTTTGCCATCGCCACCGAAGCGCTGCATCTTTACGATGACCTGATTATGCTGCCTTGCTATCACTGGAATCGTGCGATTGTCGTGACGCCAGACCATCCGCTGGCAGGCAAAGCGCAGGTGACGATAGAGGAACTGGCGGAGTTTCCGTTGGTGACATATACCTTCGGCTTTACCGGGCGTTCTGAACTGGATACGGCGTTTAATCGTGCGGGGCTGACGCCGCGTATTGTGTTTACTGCAACCGATGCTGACGTCATTAAGACCTATGTCCGTCTGGGGCTGGGGGTTGGGGTGATTGCCAGCATGGCGGTAGATCCGGTTTCTGACCCTGATCTGGTACGCATTGAAGCATCAGAGATCTTTACCAATAGCACGACAAAAATTGGCTTCAGACGTAGCACTTTCCTGCGAAGCTATATGTATGATTTTATTCAACGTTTCGCACCGCATTTGACCCGCGATGTGGTGGATACTGCGGTGGCATTGCGCTCCAACGAAGATATCGAAGCGATGTTCCGTGATATCAAGTTACCCTTCAAATAG
- the topA gene encoding type I DNA topoisomerase — MGKALVIVESPAKAKTINKYLGNDYVVKSSVGHIRDLPTSGSTARKTADGEKAKPAGKKVKKDEKAALVNRMGVDPWHGWQADYQILPGKEKVVSELKSLAADADHIYLATDLDREGEAIAWHLREVIGGDDKRFSRVVFNEITKNAIRQAFEKPGELNIERVNAQQARRFMDRVVGYMVSPLLWKKIARGLSAGRVQSVAVRLVVEREREIKAFVPEEYWEVDADLVTPKGDALAMQVTHQGDKAFRPVNREQTYAAVALLQKARYDVLDREDKPTSSKPSAPFITSTLQQAASTRLGFGVKKTMMMAQRLYEAGHITYMRTDSTNLSQDAIAMARGYIDKNFGAKYLPDAPNTYASKDNSQEAHEAIRPSDVAVAADQLKDMETDAQKLYQLIWRQFVACQMVPAQYDSTTLTVGAGDFKLKAKGRTLRFDGWTRVMPALRKNDEDLTLPPVNVGDVLDLKEVLPSQHFTKPPARFSEASLVRELEKRGIGRPSTYASIISTIQDRGYVRVENRRFYAEKMGEIVTDRLEENFRELMNYDFTAHMEDSLDQVANNQAEWKGVLDSFFSDFSQQLDQAEKEPEEGGMQPNQMVLTSIDCPTCGRKMGIRTASTGVFLGCSGYALPPKERCKQTINLIPENEVLNVLEGDDAETNALRARRRCQKCGTAMDSYLIDNQRKLHVCGNNPECDGYEIEQGEFRIKGYDGPIVECEKCGSEMHLKMGRFGKYMACTNDECKNTRKILRNGEVAPPKEDPVPLPELPCEKSDAYFVLRDGAAGVFLAANTFPKSRETRAPLVEELQRFADRLPEKLKYLAEAPAADPEGNKTMVRFSRKTKQQYVASEKEGKATGWSAFYIDGSWQEAKK, encoded by the coding sequence ATGGGTAAAGCACTCGTCATCGTTGAGTCCCCGGCAAAGGCCAAAACAATCAATAAATACCTCGGTAATGACTACGTGGTGAAATCCAGCGTCGGTCATATCCGTGATTTGCCGACCAGTGGTTCAACTGCCCGTAAAACTGCCGATGGGGAAAAAGCGAAACCGGCTGGCAAAAAGGTCAAAAAAGACGAAAAAGCCGCGCTGGTCAACCGTATGGGCGTGGATCCCTGGCATGGCTGGCAGGCAGATTATCAAATTCTGCCAGGCAAAGAGAAAGTGGTCTCTGAGCTAAAAAGCCTGGCTGCCGATGCTGACCATATCTATCTCGCAACCGACCTTGACCGCGAAGGGGAAGCCATTGCCTGGCACCTGCGGGAAGTGATCGGTGGTGATGACAAGCGTTTCAGCCGCGTGGTGTTTAACGAAATCACCAAAAATGCGATTCGTCAGGCGTTTGAGAAGCCTGGCGAACTGAATATCGAACGTGTTAATGCCCAACAGGCGCGCCGTTTTATGGACCGCGTGGTGGGTTATATGGTTTCTCCGCTGCTGTGGAAAAAAATCGCCCGAGGCCTCTCTGCCGGACGTGTGCAGTCGGTGGCAGTGCGCCTGGTGGTTGAGCGCGAACGTGAAATCAAAGCCTTCGTTCCGGAAGAATACTGGGAAGTTGATGCTGACCTGGTGACGCCGAAAGGTGATGCACTGGCTATGCAGGTGACTCATCAGGGTGACAAGGCGTTCCGTCCGGTTAACCGCGAGCAAACCTATGCCGCGGTGGCGTTGCTGCAAAAAGCGCGTTACGACGTACTGGACCGTGAAGACAAACCGACCAGCAGCAAACCTTCTGCGCCCTTTATCACTTCCACGTTGCAACAGGCGGCCAGCACGCGTCTCGGCTTCGGGGTGAAGAAAACCATGATGATGGCACAGCGTCTGTATGAAGCGGGCCACATTACTTATATGCGTACTGACTCCACCAACCTGAGTCAGGATGCCATTGCTATGGCACGCGGTTATATCGATAAAAACTTCGGTGCCAAATATCTGCCGGATGCGCCAAATACCTACGCCAGCAAAGATAACTCGCAGGAAGCGCACGAAGCGATTCGTCCTTCTGATGTGGCTGTGGCAGCAGACCAACTTAAAGATATGGAAACAGATGCGCAGAAACTGTATCAGCTGATTTGGCGTCAGTTTGTCGCCTGTCAGATGGTACCGGCGCAGTATGATTCCACCACCCTGACCGTTGGCGCAGGTGATTTCAAACTGAAAGCCAAAGGACGCACACTGCGTTTTGACGGCTGGACGCGCGTGATGCCCGCGCTGCGTAAAAATGATGAAGATTTGACGCTGCCACCGGTAAACGTGGGTGATGTGCTGGATCTCAAAGAAGTGCTGCCAAGCCAGCATTTCACCAAACCGCCAGCCCGTTTCAGCGAAGCTTCGCTGGTACGTGAACTGGAAAAACGCGGTATTGGTCGTCCTTCGACCTACGCTTCGATTATCTCGACCATCCAGGATCGTGGTTATGTGCGGGTAGAAAACCGCCGTTTCTATGCCGAGAAGATGGGTGAGATTGTGACCGATCGTCTGGAAGAAAACTTCCGCGAGCTGATGAACTACGATTTCACAGCCCATATGGAAGACAGCCTCGACCAGGTCGCGAATAATCAGGCTGAATGGAAGGGCGTGCTGGATTCGTTCTTTAGCGATTTTAGCCAGCAGCTGGACCAGGCGGAAAAAGAACCGGAAGAGGGCGGCATGCAGCCGAACCAGATGGTGCTGACATCTATCGATTGTCCAACCTGTGGACGTAAGATGGGGATTCGTACTGCCAGCACCGGCGTGTTCCTTGGCTGTTCAGGTTATGCCTTGCCGCCGAAAGAGCGTTGCAAGCAAACCATCAACCTGATCCCGGAAAATGAAGTACTCAACGTGCTGGAAGGTGACGACGCCGAAACCAACGCGTTGCGCGCCCGTCGTCGTTGCCAGAAATGCGGCACCGCGATGGACAGCTATCTGATTGATAATCAGCGCAAGTTGCACGTCTGCGGTAATAACCCGGAATGTGACGGCTACGAGATCGAGCAAGGTGAGTTCCGTATCAAAGGGTACGACGGCCCGATTGTTGAGTGTGAAAAATGTGGCTCGGAAATGCACCTGAAAATGGGGCGTTTTGGTAAGTACATGGCCTGTACCAACGACGAGTGTAAAAATACCCGTAAAATCCTGCGTAATGGTGAAGTGGCACCGCCGAAGGAAGATCCGGTCCCGTTGCCAGAACTGCCGTGTGAGAAGTCAGACGCTTATTTTGTGTTGCGTGACGGTGCTGCTGGCGTGTTCCTCGCAGCCAACACCTTCCCGAAATCACGCGAAACCCGTGCACCACTGGTGGAAGAGTTGCAGCGTTTCGCCGATCGCCTGCCTGAGAAACTGAAGTACCTGGCGGAAGCGCCGGCAGCCGATCCGGAAGGCAACAAAACCATGGTGCGTTTTAGCCGTAAAACGAAACAACAGTATGTTGCTTCGGAGAAAGAGGGCAAAGCGACCGGTTGGTCTGCCTTCTATATCGATGGCAGTTGGCAGGAAGCGAAGAAGTAA